ATTTCCAGAGCGGCGGCTGAATCAGCCAGACCCGAATCGACCCGGGGAAAGCTCGTTTGCATCAGACTGAGCGGTGCCCCCGCAAGCCGGGGCAGAGCCTGCCAGATCTCTTCGCAGACAAAGGGCATGATCGGATGCAACAGCCGGACGATCTGCTCCAGACTGCGATGGAGCACGGTTTGCGCCAACCACCGCCGCCTCTGATCCTGACTTTGAAACAGATCCGGCTTCACCAGTTCCAGATACCAATCACAGAACTCATGCCAGATAAACTGATACAGAACCTGCGCGGCATCGTTAAAGCGATATTCGTCAAAAGCCGCGCCAACCTCGCCAATCGTCTGATTCAGACGATGACTGAGCCAGCGGTTGGCCAGGCTCATCCCTTCCGAGGGCCGATCATCGGCCGACGGCTGAAAGTCCTCGAGATTCATCAGGGTAAAACGGGCCGCGTTCCAGAGTTTGTTGACAAAGTTGCGATAGCCGCTGATCCGGGCTTCGGAAAGGCTGACATCACGCCCTTGCGCGGCGAAGGCGGCCAACGTGAAACGCAGGGCGTCGGCGCCGTACTGATCGATGATAATCAACGGATCAATCACATTGCCGCGTGATTTACTCATCTTCTGGCCATGTTCGTCGCGCACCAGGGCATGGATATAAACGTCCCGGAAAGGAACTTCATCCATGAATTTGAGGCCCATCATCATCATACGAGCGACCCAGAAGAAAAGAATATCAAACCCGGTGACCAGCACCGCGGTCGGATAATAGGTTCTTAAAGTCGCGGTCTGCTCCGGCCAGCCCATGGTCGAAAAAGGCCAGAGCCCCGAGGAAAACCAAGTATCCAGAACATCGGTTTCCTGACGCAGAGGCCCGCCGCAGTCGGGACAGGAGGTCGGATCCTGACGGGCGACGATCATCTTGCCGCAGGCATCACAGTACCAGGCCGGAATCCGATGCCCCCACCAGATCTGCCGGGAAATGCACCAGTCGCGGATATTTTCCATCCAGTTGAAATAGGTTTTCTCCCAGTTTTTCGGAATTATCCGGGTTTTCCCATCCTGGACCGCGGCCACCGCCCGTTCGGCCAGCGGTTTGATTTTGACAAACCACTGATTGGAAAGATAGGGCTCGATAATCGTCCGGCACCGATAACAATGGCCGACATTATGCTGATAGTCCTTGATTGCGGACAGCCGGCCCTGTTTTTCGAGATCGGCCACCACCCGCAGGCGACAAGCCTCACGGGTCAAGCCGGCATAAGGCCCGGCATTCTCGTTCATAACCCCTTTTTCATCCATGACCTTGATCATTTCCAGGCCGTGACGCAAACCCACCTCAAAATCATTGGCGTCATGGGCCGGGGTGATTTTGACCGCTCCGGAACCAAACTCACGATCGACATAATCATCGGCGATAATCGGAATCCTCCGCCCCAGCAGAGGCAGCACCACTTCCTTGCCGATCATCTCCCGATAACGTTCATCCGCGCCGTTGACGGCGACCGCCGTATCCCCGAGCATGGTTTCCGGCCGGGTGGTGGAAACGATAATCGAACCACTGCCGTCAGCTAATGGATACTCAAGATCCCAGAGCCGCCCTTCATTATGCTCCTCGAATTCAACCTCCAAATCGGAAAGCGCGGTATGACAGCGGGGGCACCAGTTGATAATATAGTCTCCCTGATAGATCAGCCCCTCCTCATACAATGAGACAAAAACCTCACGCACCGCCCGCGAAAGCCCTTCATCCATGGTGAAACGCTCCCGCCGCCAGTCGCAGGAAGAACCGAGCCGCTTGAGCTGATTGATAATCGTACCGCCGGATTCACGGCGCCATTGCCAGACCCGCTCAATAAATTTTTCCCGACCGATGGCATGGCGGTCCAGACCTTCGGCGGCCAGCTGTCTTTCCACCACGTTCTGAGTCGCGATGCCGGCATGATCGGTGCCCGGCATCCACAGCACATTGCGCCCCTGCTGACGGTGATAGCGGGCCAGGATATCCTGCAGAAGGTTGTTCAACGCATGGCCCATATGCAGGGAGCCGGTAACATTGGGCGGCGGGATGACCATTGAGAAAGGCTGGCCAAAGGCCTCGGGATCGGCTTCGAAACAGCCGTTTTCTTCCCAGAAGGCGTACCATTTACCCTCAATCTGCTGAGGATCGTAATTCTTTTCAAGGGTTTTGACTTGGGGGTCGGAACTTTCGGGCATACCTGGTTTCCTTGTCAGATCTTTTTAAGTTACAACTATTCGCCGCTCCGCTGGGTTTAATCAGACGAATACGTTTTTTCGTGGTCCAGTCCGCGAGGCCCGCGATGAATAGTTACGACAGTTGAAAGACTACGCTTCTGAAAGTCTAAGCCTCGCGGGCTTTCGCCCTGAAGGAAAAAAATAAGTTACTGCCCGGCTGGGCTTTCTTCTTCATCTGCCTCATTCTCAAGCTTTTTCTCCAGCCGGGCGATTTCAGCCTTGATAACCTTTTCCGCCAGCGGCGGAATCACTTCTCGAGCCACCTGATCGACAATAGTAGGGGCCAGATCACCAATCGCCTTGATCATCTTGTCCATGCTTGAATAGGTGGTTTTCAGAAGCTGTTTGCTCCACTCTCGGGTCAGACTTTCTATCTGCCGAGAGAAATCATCATTAACCGGCTCCGGCCAGACTTCCGGTTCAGGAGAAAGCGGCCGGCGCTTAAACATATCGACCTTTCGATTCTCCGCAAGATCATCCCCCCACAAATAATCCTCGGGGCTTTCAGCGGCGGCCGCGGGTTCTCCGGATGCGGCCATTGTCCCAACTTGCTCCTCGGCCGACAAAGAGGTCAGCGGCTCCGCAAGGCCCTCGTCCTCAACCGCCACCGCCGATGCTTCCGCAACCTCGTCCTGAACCTCAACATCAAACGCCGCGTCAGCTTGCATGAGTCCGTTATCCAGAAGATCAGGTTCCGAACGGTTTTCTTCCTCAGAGCTACCGTCCTCGACCGCCACCGCGCTGACCATGAAATCCGTTTCCGCGTCGCGTTCTTCACTGACAAGTTTTTCCGGATCGAACGCTGCGCGAGTCACCGCTTCTTTATCAGGGGTTTCAGCTGCAACTTCCGCAACCGTTGTTTGCGGGGCGTTTGCCGTAGCGCCCGCGGCCTCACAGGCAGCAGCTTCGGACCCTGGCGCCATAGAAGGGATTGCCGAGAAATCAGCTTCCACGCCGTTTGTGGTCGCGCTCCCCGTAACCGCTGTTGTCTTGATTTGCCGGGTCCGCGGCGCGGGTTCGGTTTCGAGTTCCTTCAGCAAATCATCCAGATCCATAAGTTCATCTTCAACAGACAGGCCAACCGTCCGCCCATCCCCTTCAGCCCGGTTTTCCGAAGCCGAGGATGTTTCATTCGAAGCGTCAACCTCCAGGGTGAGGCCAGCATTTTTCAACTCCCGCAGGGTCAGGTCTTCCGCTTCCGGCTCTGCTTCCAGCTCAAGATCAGCGAACTCCTCGGCTGGAAGCAGCGTGTCGAAATCAGCCTCCGTCACCGGCTGTAATTTCCCCGAAGCCTCGGCCTTAACCTGACGCTTGTCATCGAAATCCCTCTCGGCGGCAATGGCAATGAGATCATCTTCCGCCAAGGAATCGAACAGCTCCATCGCGCTGAAATCCTCATCCAGATCTGAAGCCGCCACATCCTGGCCCCCGACAGACTCTTCCTCCCGCCCCTCCCCACCGCCTGCCAGGGGGGCGGGAGAAACCGGTGTTTCAGCTTCAGACATGTCGGGAAGCTCATCCAGAGGCAGGCCTTCATCAACAATTTCCGTCAGTTCCAAAATCTTCACCGAAGCATCTCCAGACTTAGCCATCATCGTTTCCTTTTCCTGATAAATTTCCTTGGCGGCGAAGCGGATTCCCGTTATCCGCTGCAAAAAAAGACGCAACTCGGCCCCGCTGAAAGGAAGCCGCAGGAGATTGTCATCCGGCAACCGACAAGGGAAAACATCTTCCGCCGCATCCGGAGGCAAGATCCCGACCACCGCCAGATCGTCATTCACTTCCTGCAGGAACTTCCGTAACGGGTGGCTTTCGAGCGGATCATTTTCCGACTCCGGCACAAGGATTACGGCTCTTACCCCAGGTTCTGAAACCAGTGCCGAAAGCTTTTCGACCTCGGCCAGTGCTATAGCCCCGACCCCGTAGAGAGAGAGTTCCGCCTTGAGAAATGAGGCCAGAGGCTTCTGTTTACACAGGACAATAATGCTTGCCATCAGCGTCTTCCACAATCCTTCCCTCGCGAACGAAGTAAAAACCGGCCCTGCCACCCGCAGCCACCATCACCGCCAGTCCACTTACTCCGTGAACCTTTTTTTTGCAACCGCTGCGGAGTGCAGCCAAGTAGGTCAGCACTACCAACTACTGCGGGAGCAAGCCCGCAACCCCAGCGCTGCCATTCAGCTTCCGGTTTTTTCAAACCGAAAAGGAACTAAACTTTCAGCGCTCCCGCAGGCCATCCGTCATTCACCTTGGTTTTTCCTGGGTTTTCAGGCAACCTCCTGATCACGGTATTCCTTGAGTTTATTCCTCAGGGTTCGAATACTGATGCCCAGCCGGGCCGCAGCATGGGTACGATTGTCATCAACTTCACGCAGGGTTTTAAAGATCATGTAGCGTTCGACCTCGGCCAGGGTCGTGCCGACCACTGAAGGGCACCCAGAATCAAGGCTTTCGGATTCAATTTTCGGTTCCGGACTCTCGGAAGCACAATGCTTTTCCGGCAGCGGCGGAAGCCGATCGACCTCCGGCAGATGCTCGGAATCCATGAAAAAGTCAGCCAGTTCAAGCCGGGGTCCATCACCCAGAACCACGGCCCGCTCCACCATATTCTCCAGTTCCCGAACATTTCCGGGATAGTCATAGGACAGAAGAAAACGTCGCGCCGCTTCTGAAACCCCATGATAATCACGCTGATTAAGGCGAGAGTAGGAGGCAATGAAATTATCCAGCAACAACTCCACATCCTGTGGTCGCTCCCGTAAAGGAGGAATGGTCAGGGGAATAACATTGAGACGAAAAAAGAGATCCTGGCGAAAGTTACCCGCCTCCACCTCCTGCTGCAAATCCCGGTTGGTAGTAGCGATAATTCGCACATCCACCGGCACCGGTTGCCGCCCGCCAAGACGATCAACCTCTCCTTCCTGAATCACGCGCAACAGCTTGCTCTGCAAGGGCAAAGCCATTTCCCCGAGCTCATCCAGCAACAAGGTGCTGCCGTCCGCCTGTTCAAACTTCCCGATTCTCCGCTGGGTGGCTCCGGTGAAAGCACCCTTCTCAAAACCGAAAAGTTCACTTTCCAAAAGATTCTCGGGCAGGGCCGCGCAGTTGATCGCCACCATCGTCTTCTGGGCCCGAGAACTTTGGCGATGAATAAAACGCGCCAGCAGCTCCTTGCCGGTGCCACTTTCCCCCTGAATCAGAACCGTGGCCCGACTGGCCGCCGCCTTTTGCGCGAGCCGCAGCATGCGGATCATACCCGGATCACGGGAAAGCAGTTCCCCACTGCCCTGTCGGTCACTGATTCGAATTCGAGCGGCGACGATTTCGGCAATCCTGTCAGCCAGTTCGTCAATCGTGAAACTGTTTTTCAGAAGATAATCAAGCGCCCCGGCCCGAATGGAGCTGACCGCGCCGTCAATCGAGGGACGGCCGACAATCGCCAGCACCGGCAAATCGGGATAATTACGCCGCAGATAGAGTAATAAATTTCCGTTCTGGAACGGACAATCCAGTTCTCCCGCCAGAAGTAACGGCAGACCTGCTTCGGCAAAATAACCGTCAACATCTTCCGGCACCTCCGAAACCGTCAACCGCACTCCGCTCCGGGACAAAGCCCGGCCCAAAGCCGCCGTGAAATTTACATCACCATCCCAGAGCACTACTTTAATGACGAATTCTCCTGACGCCATCTGAAATCATCCACCGCTACCCGTGCCGCCGCGGTCCAGGAACTTGCTTGAAAACCCTGCTGAAGACGCCGCAGCAGGGTATCGACCTCCGGCTCCCGCCCCAGAGCCACCTGACAGAGCAACTGCCAGTAAAGCAGCTCCGCCGCTTCTTCCGGTGCAGCCAGCAACGCCAGTTTGGCAAACCAGGAAACGGCCCCCTCATAATCGCGCTCTTCAAACAAAACCCGCGCCAGACGATATCCCAGAAGCAAGCGCCGAGCTGCAGGAATCTCCCCGGGAAAGAGAAAAGCGGTCTTCACGGCCTGGCTCAGACTTTCCCGGGAGGCCGTTTTTTCTTCACGGCGCAGCCAGAGCTCGGCTTCCAGTTCCGCCGCCGCGACCCTCTCCTTCACCGCACTCTGCGGCAGCAACCTCCGCACCTCGCCCAGCGTCGCCAGGGCCTCAGGTAACTGCCCTTTCTCACTCTGCAACCGGGAGCGCAGCAGCAACATTCGGGCCCGCCAAAAAGGCGGCATCCGATCAATCTCCAACCCGCCCATGAGAGTCTCAGCCGCGCCGAAACTTTTCTGCCGGCAGAGAAGATCGGCAAGCCCCCACTTTATCTTAAGACTCTGCTCGTAGTCGGGTTTGAGCTTGTCAACCTCTTGATAAACTTTGAGCGCCGCCGCCTCACAACCCTCTTCGTGCAACGCCTCGCCCACCCAGAGAAGGGGATAGACCGAGGTCGGACGCGAAAGAAAATCTTCCCCGTAACGAATCTGCAAAGCCACAATTTCAGAATTTTTCCGGTCCTCGTGCAGCGCCCTGATTTCCGCGAAGAGAGTCTCCCGCAGGGTCGTGAAGGCCGCTTCGCGCAAACCCGGCTCAAGTTGCCGGGAAAGCATTTCATCCAAAACCAGACGGGCTTTCCGGTACTCCTGACGACCAAGATACAGCTGACCGAGATCCAGCCTGGCGATAGCTGTGTAAGGGCTCTCAGGATGCTTTTCCAGCAGATAAAGATAGGCCTTCTCACAATCCATAAAGGAAGTGTATTCTGCATGATCACGCAGCAGCCGCTCCCGCACCGGCTCATCCTGGCCCAGAATCGCCATCTTCAGGCGGGAAACAATATCGCCCTCACTTTCAGGGTACTCCTTGACCGTCGTCATGAACATCGACATGGCTTCCGCCGGTTTTCCCTCGAGCAACAGGATTTCGCCGATCTTGGCCAGGGCCAGCGGCGTATGAATATCCCCCGGAAAAAGACTGCGCATTCTGAAAAAATATTCTTTCGCTTCAGGGAAGCGTCCCAGACCATGGTAGGCGGTACCCAGCAGATAGAGGGACAGCGCGTCGTTTTGCAAAAAAACCGGGTTTTTCTCAATCCCGACCCGATAGTCCTCCAGCGCCTGACGGGGCCGGCCCAGATAAACCAGGGTATTGGCCCTATAGTAATGAGAGTAAACCGCAAAGCCCCCCTCAGGCTGCCTTTCCAGCAGCGTGGAGAAATCATTCAGGGCGTCGTCGTAACGCTTGAGAAAAAAATTAAGCCTGGCCAGGGCAAAATTCGCCGCTTCGGCAAAAGGACTGCCCGGATAGCGCAGCAGGAGCGCTCGATAAAGACCGGCCCCTTCATCATAGAACTCCATCTTCTCGTAAAGCCTCGCGACCTGCAGAAAGGCCCAGGGGGCTTCCTGATGATCGGCATGGGCGCGGGCCGCGGCAAGGAAATCATCAATCACCGCAATCAGTTTTTCCCGACCGTCATCCTCTTTCAGCACCATCTGGGCTCGAGCATCATAAGCACGAAAACGCGCCTCCGGCAGCAGAGGAGAATCAGGAAAAAGCTCATCTATTTTAGAAAAGAAATCAACCGCCGCCGCGTAGTCTTCTTCAGCATAGGCTTTCAACCCCTGAGCAAAAAGATCCTGGCCCGGCAACATCAGGTTCTCCGGCGCCACAAGCCCGGTCGCGTCCGCGCCGAAGATCGGTTTCTCGTCTCCTCCGGAAAGCAAAGCCTCGTCCCGGGACTCAGCTTCGCCGACACCGGGCGCTTCGGCCTCGGCAAGGGCCCGCTTGCCGGGCTCTGCTTCCTGTACAAAAGGCGCTGTCGGAACCACCAGAGCCGGCCTCGACAACGGCGCCGACGGGTCCGCAATTGTTCCTGAAGCCGGTTGCGTTAGAGGCGGCGGCACCTCAGTGGAAATCATGGGTTCAGTTTTGATTTTCGATCCCGCTAACGGCAGCATTTCCAGAAGCGGCCCGCCATCCTTGCCTACCGGAGCGGCTTCGGTCTCAGGCAGCAAAACCTTTCCCGAGTCCATCGGCAGGTCCGCGACAGGATTTTCCAGCGCGGCAATCCGACTAACAACCTCTTTTTCTCCAGGCCACAACGACTCGGCCCCCTCGGTTTTCAAGGCGGTCAGCGGCGAACTCGCTGCCGCAGCCACTTTTCCCGGCGGCGAAGCCGCGGCTTTTTCCCCGGAAACCGTATCGCCAGCTGCAAGCGTTTCAGCTTGGCCCGACAACGGCGCGGCCGCGACAGACAATTCCGTCCCCGGTTCCAGAACCCGAAGATCAATCACGCACATGGCCGGAGTTTCAAACAGGGAAGCGTTATAGGCATAGCTATTGGTTTTCAGGCGTAATGCAACTTCGAGATAGTGGTTCCGGTCCGTAATATCCACCCCCAGAAGCAAAGGATCTTCAACTACGTTAAGAGGCTCGGCCCCAAAATTATGAAATTCATACAGCTTGATCAGTAACCTTTGTTTTTCACGGTCTTCGGCGATTTCATAATAACCTCCCTGGTTAAGACGCATGACAACCCGGATTTTACCATGCTCCTTCTCGCTTTTAAGCTGTACTTTAAGCAGGTTTTTTCGATTTCGCTCAATCGCCGCCGCATTTTTTGGCTGGCCCATGAAAACCAGACAAAGACAGGCGGCCAGCCAACAACCAACCATTCGCCCCACCTTGCACCGGACTGAGCCGAATC
The sequence above is a segment of the Pseudomonadota bacterium genome. Coding sequences within it:
- a CDS encoding valine--tRNA ligase, which produces MPESSDPQVKTLEKNYDPQQIEGKWYAFWEENGCFEADPEAFGQPFSMVIPPPNVTGSLHMGHALNNLLQDILARYHRQQGRNVLWMPGTDHAGIATQNVVERQLAAEGLDRHAIGREKFIERVWQWRRESGGTIINQLKRLGSSCDWRRERFTMDEGLSRAVREVFVSLYEEGLIYQGDYIINWCPRCHTALSDLEVEFEEHNEGRLWDLEYPLADGSGSIIVSTTRPETMLGDTAVAVNGADERYREMIGKEVVLPLLGRRIPIIADDYVDREFGSGAVKITPAHDANDFEVGLRHGLEMIKVMDEKGVMNENAGPYAGLTREACRLRVVADLEKQGRLSAIKDYQHNVGHCYRCRTIIEPYLSNQWFVKIKPLAERAVAAVQDGKTRIIPKNWEKTYFNWMENIRDWCISRQIWWGHRIPAWYCDACGKMIVARQDPTSCPDCGGPLRQETDVLDTWFSSGLWPFSTMGWPEQTATLRTYYPTAVLVTGFDILFFWVARMMMMGLKFMDEVPFRDVYIHALVRDEHGQKMSKSRGNVIDPLIIIDQYGADALRFTLAAFAAQGRDVSLSEARISGYRNFVNKLWNAARFTLMNLEDFQPSADDRPSEGMSLANRWLSHRLNQTIGEVGAAFDEYRFNDAAQVLYQFIWHEFCDWYLELVKPDLFQSQDQRRRWLAQTVLHRSLEQIVRLLHPIMPFVCEEIWQALPRLAGAPLSLMQTSFPRVDSGLADSAAALE
- a CDS encoding AAA family ATPase — encoded protein: MASGEFVIKVVLWDGDVNFTAALGRALSRSGVRLTVSEVPEDVDGYFAEAGLPLLLAGELDCPFQNGNLLLYLRRNYPDLPVLAIVGRPSIDGAVSSIRAGALDYLLKNSFTIDELADRIAEIVAARIRISDRQGSGELLSRDPGMIRMLRLAQKAAASRATVLIQGESGTGKELLARFIHRQSSRAQKTMVAINCAALPENLLESELFGFEKGAFTGATQRRIGKFEQADGSTLLLDELGEMALPLQSKLLRVIQEGEVDRLGGRQPVPVDVRIIATTNRDLQQEVEAGNFRQDLFFRLNVIPLTIPPLRERPQDVELLLDNFIASYSRLNQRDYHGVSEAARRFLLSYDYPGNVRELENMVERAVVLGDGPRLELADFFMDSEHLPEVDRLPPLPEKHCASESPEPKIESESLDSGCPSVVGTTLAEVERYMIFKTLREVDDNRTHAAARLGISIRTLRNKLKEYRDQEVA
- a CDS encoding tetratricopeptide repeat protein: MVGCWLAACLCLVFMGQPKNAAAIERNRKNLLKVQLKSEKEHGKIRVVMRLNQGGYYEIAEDREKQRLLIKLYEFHNFGAEPLNVVEDPLLLGVDITDRNHYLEVALRLKTNSYAYNASLFETPAMCVIDLRVLEPGTELSVAAAPLSGQAETLAAGDTVSGEKAAASPPGKVAAAASSPLTALKTEGAESLWPGEKEVVSRIAALENPVADLPMDSGKVLLPETEAAPVGKDGGPLLEMLPLAGSKIKTEPMISTEVPPPLTQPASGTIADPSAPLSRPALVVPTAPFVQEAEPGKRALAEAEAPGVGEAESRDEALLSGGDEKPIFGADATGLVAPENLMLPGQDLFAQGLKAYAEEDYAAAVDFFSKIDELFPDSPLLPEARFRAYDARAQMVLKEDDGREKLIAVIDDFLAAARAHADHQEAPWAFLQVARLYEKMEFYDEGAGLYRALLLRYPGSPFAEAANFALARLNFFLKRYDDALNDFSTLLERQPEGGFAVYSHYYRANTLVYLGRPRQALEDYRVGIEKNPVFLQNDALSLYLLGTAYHGLGRFPEAKEYFFRMRSLFPGDIHTPLALAKIGEILLLEGKPAEAMSMFMTTVKEYPESEGDIVSRLKMAILGQDEPVRERLLRDHAEYTSFMDCEKAYLYLLEKHPESPYTAIARLDLGQLYLGRQEYRKARLVLDEMLSRQLEPGLREAAFTTLRETLFAEIRALHEDRKNSEIVALQIRYGEDFLSRPTSVYPLLWVGEALHEEGCEAAALKVYQEVDKLKPDYEQSLKIKWGLADLLCRQKSFGAAETLMGGLEIDRMPPFWRARMLLLRSRLQSEKGQLPEALATLGEVRRLLPQSAVKERVAAAELEAELWLRREEKTASRESLSQAVKTAFLFPGEIPAARRLLLGYRLARVLFEERDYEGAVSWFAKLALLAAPEEAAELLYWQLLCQVALGREPEVDTLLRRLQQGFQASSWTAAARVAVDDFRWRQENSSLK